From a single Apium graveolens cultivar Ventura chromosome 2, ASM990537v1, whole genome shotgun sequence genomic region:
- the LOC141708167 gene encoding sorbitol dehydrogenase, with protein MGKGGNGCVEEENMAAWLVGIDTLKIQPFKLPALGPHDVRIRMKSVGICGSDVHYLKEMRCADFIVKEPMVIGHECAGVIEEVGSEVKDLVSGDRVALEPGISCWRCNQCKQGSYNLCPEMKFFATPPVHGSLANQVVHPADLCFKLPENVSLEEGAMCEPLSVGVHACRRANIGPETNVLIMGAGPIGLVTMLAARAFGAPRIMLVDVDDYRLSVAKELGADAVVKVSTDIQDIAKEVEQIHKLMGVGVDVTFDCAGFTKTMSTALRATRSGGNVCLVGMGHGVMNVPLTPAAAREVDVLGVFRYKNTWPLCIEFLRSGKIDVKPLITHRFGFSQKEIEDAFEISARGGSAIKVMFNL; from the exons ATGGGTAAGGGAGGAAATGGTTGTGTTGAAGAAGAGAACATGGCAGCTTGGCTTGTTGGTATTGATACTCTCAAGATCCAGCCTTTTAAGCTCCCTGCTCTTG GGCCTCATGATGTTAGAATTAGGATGAAATCTGTTGGTATTTGTGGCAGTGATGTTCATTACCTCAAG GAAATGAGATGTGCTGATTTTATTGTAAAAGAACCCATGGTAATTGGTCATGAGTGTGCTGGTGTCATTGAGGAAGTTGGAAGTGAGGTGAAGGATTTGGTCTCCGGTGATCGTGTAGCTCTTGAACCAGGGATTAGTTGTTGGAGATGTAACCAATGCAAGCAAGGCAGTTACAATTTGTGCCCTGAGATGAAATTCTTCGCTACACCTCCTGTCCACGGATCTCTTGCCAACCAG GTAGTACATCCCGCAGATTTATGTTTCAAACTTCCTGAAAATGTGAGTTTGGAAGAAGGGGCAATGTGTGAGCCTTTAAGCGTTGGTGTGCATGCTTGTCGACGAGCCAACATTGGGCCTGAAACAAATGTATTGATAATGGGAGCAGGACCCATCGGACTAGTTACAATGCTTGCAGCACGTGCCTTTGGTGCCCCTCGAATCATGCTTGTTGACGTAGATGACTATCGTCTATCTGTTGCAAAGGAGCTAGGTGCTGATGCAGTCGTCAAAGTGTCAACTGATATTCAG GATATCGCCAAAGAAGTTGAACAGATTCACAAGCTTATGGGGGTCGGAGTTGATGTGACTTTTGATTGTGCTGGCTTCACTAAAACAATGTCAACGGCGTTACGTGCCACTCGATCAGGGGGAAATGTTTGCCTCGTGGGGATGGGTCATGGTGTGATGAATGTCCCACTCACTCCAGCTGCAGCTAG GGAAGTTGATGTGTTGGGAGTATTCCGCTACAAGAATACATGGCCTCTGTGTATCGAGTTTCTTCGAAGTGGTAAAATTGACGTGAAGCCTCTCATAACCCACAGGTTTGGGTTCTCCCAAAAGGAAATAGAAGACGCCTTTGAGATCAGTGCTCGTGGTGGTAGTGCCATTAAGGTCATGTTCAATTTGTAG
- the LOC141708168 gene encoding zinc finger CCCH domain-containing protein 48-like, with translation MDADGHKGVFQRLGYNSSSNNTNKNQKVCFSWRAGNCTRHPCPYLHRELPLPPPQQHRMSNNNAASTKRPVGFTDDHSKAPRRNTNFNNKWGRNQSGTLRTGGVVKKMDGVCNFWLQGNCKFGDACKFKHSWCTGPFSLLTQLQGHTKVISGISLPSGSDKLYTGSKDETVRVWDCQSGQCAGVTNTAGEVGCMLNEGPWIFVGLPNGVKAWNAQTATDLSLDAPGGQVYSFVVGNDLLFAGAQDGTIFAWKYNMGTNSFEPAASLRGHNLAVVTLVVGANKVYSGSMDSTIRVWSLETLQCVQTLTEHSSVVMSVLCWDQFLLSCSLDKTIKVWVAADSGNLEVTYTHNEEHGLLTLCGMHDAEAKPVLLCSSNDNSIRVYDLPSFTERGRIYSKQEVRSIQIGPGGLFFTGDGTGEVRVWKWLTEATSTA, from the exons ATGGATGCTGATGGGCATAAGGGTGTATTTCAAAGACTAGGCTATAACTCCAGTTCTAACAACACTAACAAGAATCAAAAAGTGTGTTTTTCATGGAGAGCAGGCAATTGTACTAGACACCCATGTCCTTATTTACACAGAGAACTACCATTACCACCTCCACAACAACATCGAATGTCGAATAATAATGCAGCTTCTACCAAAAGGCCTGTTGGGTTTACTGATGATCACTCCAAAGCACCGCGGAGAAATACAAATTTTAATAATAAGTGGGGGAGAAATCAGAGTGGGACATTGAGGACTGGAGGAGTTGTAAAGAAGATGGATGGTGTTTGTAATTTTTGGTTACAGGGGAATTGTAAGTTTGGTGATGCTTGTAAGTTTAAGCATTCTTGGTGTACTGGCCCATTTTCATTGCTTACGCAGCTGCAAGGTCATACCAAG GTTATCAGCGGAATATCTCTGCCTTCTGGGTCTGATAAGCTCTACACTGGGAGTAAAGACGAGACAGTAAGGGTCTGGGATTGCCAATCTGGACAG TGTGCAGGGGTGACGAATACAGCAGGTGAAGTTGGTTGTATGCTCAATGAAGGACCATGGATATTTGTTGGTCTACCAAACGGGGTAAAG GCATGGAATGCTCAAACTGCTACTGACTTGAGTCTTGATGCACCCGGTGGCCAAGTATATTCATTCGTTGTGGGCAATGATTTACTTTTTGCTGGAGCACAG GATGGAACTATATTCGCATGGAAATATAACATGGGTACAAACTCCTTTGAGCCAGCTGCATCACTTAGAGGTCACAACCTTGCTGTTGTCACACTCGTTGTTGGTGCTAACAAGGTCTATTCAGGTTCTATGGACTCAACAATTAGA GTATGGAGCCTTGAAACTTTGCAGTGTGTGCAAACTTTGACAGAACATTCTTCAGTTGTAATGTCTGTTCTTTGTTGGGACCAGTTTCTTTTATCATGTTCGCTTGATAAAACAATTAAG GTGTGGGTTGCTGCTGACAGTGGAAACTTGGAAGTAACATACACACACAATGAGGAACAT GGTCTGCTCACCTTGTGTGGAATGCACGATGCAGAAGCCAAGCCGGTATTATTGTGCTCTAGTAATGATAATTCGATCCGTGTCTACGACTTGCCATC tTTCACAGAGAGGGGAAGAATATATTCAAAACAAGAGGTTCGATCTATACAAATAGGTCCAGGTGGTTTGTTTTTCACCGGTGACGGAACTGGTGAAGTAAGAGTCTGGAAATGGTTGACTGAAGCAACATCAACTGCATGA